The DNA segment AAcattgttgttaaaaaaataataaaccaacatgaatATCAGAGAGTTGTTTAAtggattttaaataatttaaataaaatcagagcCACTGCACAAGCATTGGGCCtggccaataaaaaaaaaaaagaaacaaacaaagaaacaaacaaacagctgggTTCACTAACAACCAAAAGTCGAACAGGTCAGCCAAGATGAACAACAGCAGTTGGTGACAGAAACCTTGTAAGAGCTGCAAAGAaaagacacaaacaaaaacacatcaaaaaTAAGAAATTGATTTCAGATTTCAGAAAGAATTCTAGAGATGAGCCACAAAGTTCTGGAGCCAAATTGTAACCTCCACAAAACCAATGGAAAGATCAAAGTGTGGCCTAAGAAAAGATTTTCTCATGATCAAAAACCTACTAGCTCAAAAGTCAAGCGTCATGGCTTGGGATAGCATACATGCTCACTTACTATAGACTCACTAATCTGTTCTGATATAACTCATGATGATAGCAAAAGACTGAATTCAGAAGCCTACAGGAACGTTCTGTCTGccaatttacagaaaaaaatgcatctaaTTTAATTATACAGAACTTCATCACAAAGGAAAACAATGACCCAAACTACACTgccaacacaacaaaggacttCTGGGGAAAATCAAAATGAATAACAACTGAATGCAACAGTTTGTTTATGTAAGCAGGGTTCTGGATTGATGCACTTATTCTAAACAATGgacatacaaacacatttgaacttttctttactttaagaCTATATCTTCTTGTAAAAAATATGGTCTGAAACTAAACATTAATTCATCTGGATGTGAATATCAGAATGCAAAGTGGAAAGTTTGATCTCAAACCTAAATGTCTTCAGtgtacagcaaaaaaaagggTTGGTTTTGCTGTTCCATTATTTTCAGATGTGGCtgtatattagaaaaaaatactaattcTAATGCAACATTTACAATATTAGCACCGGTTTCATGCAGCATTTCAACATTTCCGATTTCAAGTAACATAAAGATCTGATGACTGGACTTATTACTGGCAGACAGGGTAGCTTACACACATGGTCTTTACACTGCACTTAAAGGGGCCTATAAAAGGTGATCCTGTTTTCAAACACCTCAGGCAGCATTTTGAAACCAGTGAAGTTGCAAAGTTGGCAGGCCATACTATTTGCACTCTATCTGAGTTCCAGGCAACCCTTGAGCATGTACGTGAGAACATCCTCATCCTGCAGTTTAAACAGTAACCAGCTGCTATTTTCTTTCTGACTTCATGCCAGCGAGATGACTCCGAGAACTACACTGAATGCCATTGGTTGCTCTGTAAGAACCCTCCCACAGAAGGTCTTGCAGGTGGTAAGTCTGTGCACGTACTGCCTATGTATTCTGGAACCTTATATCTGTGAACTACATTAACTGAAGATATCACACAGCTTCAACAGTAGACTGGTGTTTTCTGCCAGGAAACTGAATTCTTcagcttttttaaatgtattatccATGTGCATGTTGAATTGTGGCTGACATATAGACTCTACAGTCTTTATACATGtacttcgtttttttttttttttttgtacatgtccTTATATACACTTGGTGAATCGCAACACGAGGTCAcattatgtaacttgtgttctACTTACATAgccttcatttttttccatgcaATTATGCAGTGCAGGTTACTAACAAGGCAAGAAGAGTGAGATATTGCTTTTCTTAGTAAATTCTTGAAGATTATTTAAACTATGTTTATTCAATGAAAGTATTTTGGTCCTCACAGACTAAACTATAGTTTCCTGACTGATAACCACATCAAAAACAAATTCCTCTTTAGTGAGTGTCAGATCATTGACCTTGAGATTTTGGGAAGTTCAACATCTCCAAAGAGATTTCAAGTTGTGTGAAGGCACATAAAAGAAAATAGACTCAGAATAAAGTGAATGAGATTTTTACTAAATTATatctttaataatttatatgGAGAAAGAGCCATAGAGTTAGCAACCGGTTTAAGTTTTAAAATAGCAGCCTGAATTAATTTACTGTACAGGCAGGACTCTGCATCAGCTTACACAGGAAGTCAAGAGAAATATTTCAAATTCTATACAATGCATACAATGTATACAATGCTCCACTGTGGCGAACAAAACTATTTAAATCCCCagtcaaaataaatctttataaaacAGTTACAAATATGTATACACTGGAATATACACATTTATCACAAAATATTTAGCCTTCTCAATAAACCACTCTCatcaaagcaaaaagaaaaaaaaaatgtaagtataaaAACGTTTAAATATACAATGTTTTCTGACGTACAGGGTACCATATACCAACACGGCAGTATGTGCTCAGAGTCTTAAAAGCTGTGCACTTTGCACATAGCCACAGACATGACAATGGTCTGGTTTACATGATTCCTCCACCTGCCGTCATCagattttcccagtttcactTCACCAAATGCTTTGTGATTCCAGCAGTCAAATGCAAAGAGGAAAACATCCTTACAGGGGAACTCCCGTTTTAAACCACCAGAGTAAACCATGTGGCAGCCTGAAGGGTTGGCGTGTTGGTCACTGGATCACCTCAAAGTAGTGTAAAATGGCCATGATGTGCTGCGGCATAAAAACAAAGCCTGTGTATACGGCCATGGCTGCTACAGAGACCAGGAGAGAATCTGACATGTGGTTAAAGAATTTAGCATTTTACAGACAAGAACTTGagtcattatttttttcatcattgTTCTTCCGCACTTATTTTTATCTTCATAAGTAGTAGCAATGTTTAGATTTGTTATGGATGCTgctcttattattataataattatttttttattatagttctTACTATTGTAttagtgcatgtttttttgcttAGTGAAcaatttatattgtttaattttaaaaattacTTGTGAAAAGAATTTTTCTGTAACCAAATGAGCAtctgataaaaacaaaacagggcAATGTTGAAACCATGTGCCATATATAGGACAGGAATCTGTATTAGGTTACACCTTTAGGTCAATGTCCAGATGGAAATTGTGCTGACTAACACTGGTAATTTGCGCCCTGCTGTAAGAACATTCTTTACTACTAGTTCAAAAACCACATGTAAAATGTTACTGTGTAACAGCtagcagacaaacacacacacacaccttttatgTTTCGCACTGCAAACATCAATGAAAGAGTTGAAGTTGTGGGACGTCCACATCAAGTGATTCATTGCCTCTGTGTTGTTTAATGCACAGCTAGCAATGCATTATACCCCTTCTACACCTTGTTCACTTCCATGCTATAACGAGTTAAAACTGCTAATAATGCTTGTAATGCAAAATCTGATTAAAAGGGtctaaaaaaatcaatgaattTTGTTATGGTATATATAGGCCATTTAATCTACAGCTACATCCTACTCTAATTTAGACATGGAGATAAATGCAGTGTGATAAGTATTTGAATGGATTATAATAAAGTTCATTAGTAAGACATGCGTATGTACAAACAAGTGTAACTGTATGTCATGTTTACAAATTTGGTGATATTAAGTAATTGCTACTAATCAACTGCTTGAATGCACACCCTCCAGCGAATCAGAATCAATGATTCAGACAGTCCATGGTCTAAATATGTATATTCCAGCTGCACTTGAAAGTTGCTcttgaaagagaaaaacataaTACTTTTAAACCTGATTAGTGCTCTAGTTTTGAACACTGGTTTAGTGTTCAGCAGCACTTTAGATAAAATTGTCAGTGACAATTGTATCAGCTATATAGACATGCTGTTATGGAACTAGCTAGGATTAAGGAAGATATAAATGATTAACATAAAACTATTATCAACAAGctcaacgtgtgtgtgtatgtatataataagaTTGATAAggtaaatgtgaataaatgtttagtcaaaatgtttacttgaAATAACTGACTTATTCTACAATCATGTTACATgggcattgtttttattttattttctacagcATGTGGTTTTAGAGCCTGTCTGCATTATGAAACAATCTAGCATTTCAATCATGAATGAGAATGCACAACTCTGTATCGCCGGAGCACTGTACCTCGCCCTTTTGGCCACCAGATGCCACTAGTGTGCAGCGTATGGGAACGCTTCACGTAATGATCTGTTTTCTGACGCTTTATTCTGCCATCAATGAAATCAGTTATTGACCTGTCCCGTTTTCACTGCACTAACGTCACCGAGCTCGCTTTGATACTGTAGGAAATCCGATATTATGTATAAAGGCGGGGGATTCCTGATCCTGTATAATGTATCCGTACAAAACATTCAATAACACGTGACACAAATTAATCTGTGTAATATATAAACAGTTGTAGGTCGCCATCCACCGAATATACGACTAACCGTGTATTATATGTCGCTAATTAGTTACACAGTGAGCTAATCTGGCTAGTCGCTGATTAGGCTAACGCCGGTAACTTTACACTTTAGTCGAATGTCGAATCCCCAGGTTTTTATTTGTGGAAAGGATACTGAAGATGGTTCGCTCCCAAGGCTCCAGCATGTACAGCGCCGTGACGAGAAGATACTGGTAGTAAAACCAGGATATCTGTTTCCACGCATCTCCTAACGCCATGTTCTCGGCTTGTCTTGTTCGCCACAATTCCTCCTCCGCTCCCTCTTCCGGTTTCTGTTAAAGGCAGCTGATTTGTGGAAACCTTCAGTGACGTAGGGATGAGCTGGGCAGCTGTCATAGAGagggtgtgtgtctgagagagagaatcaTGGTGGCGTAAACAAGACATTTGTGAAATTTTATCCCATAGTtttgagacaaggtgagggaggtgagattgagatggtttggacatgtgcagaggagggacatggggtatatcggtaggagaatggagccgccaggaaggaggaagagaggaagaccaaggaggaggtttatggatgtgatgagggaagacatgcaggtggttggtgtgaaagaggcagatgtagaggacaggggggtatggagacggtggatccgctgtggcgacccctaatggcagAAGCCGTAAGAAGAAAAAGTtagacattttacacattttatcgTGTAAAATTAACTTCCAAAATGAGAATCTGAGATTTGTTcatttcaataaatatatatactatttttttttaaacaagcagGAAAGACAAACCTACATTCTGAAAGCACTTTTTCAGAAACCTCTATACcacaaagaaatacaaatttcaAGGTTGATTCTAGCTAATCTTAGTATAGTGTCCTAATAATGTGCTCAGTGACTGTATTACTGCAGCATAATTGGGTTAATAATCTATAGAGGCGATTCAGTCTTCTGTTTGCTTCACAATATGGCAAATGCAATTAGAGTAACAATtaggtattattattagtcaATATTATGTTCATAATACTAATACATTAGTATTATTACAACATAGTGTCAAATAAGAGTAAGATCTGAGTAGGACAGACTTCACAACTGtagccaattaaaaaaaattaaaaccaaagTGCTCTGAACCACACCAGACATCAAGCTGctattccaaaaaaataaatggttttCCAGAAGGTATTATGGAATTTTCATTAGGCCACTGTAAAGCAGagctttttaaaacaacaatcttgaaaaatatttattccaGTATAGTACAAGAAATAACCAAACCAATTCAATGCCATTTGTGAGCTAGTAATACCACTTTACACTTAAGTCGATGAGATATCAAGTGTCTGTCCTGCATTTATTcacttaaaacatttaaacctATGAAACACAATGTGAACATTTTACAGATATTTTACATCGGTGTGAATAAGTacacattaaaaagaaagaaaaaccctcAGTCCTTCCCCCCCAATACACTCATCCTTAAACAAGCAAGAGCAGCTGGATTCTTCACACAGTGTTGGAATTGTTTCTCTCTTCAGCAATAGCTTGCAAGAATATTGAAGAAGTGATAGACCTCGTCTTTATCATATACAGCCACTTCAGTCGAACACTCTGTACACTTTACTGGGTGATAGATCTCTTCTTCATCCATCCCACTCAGCCTGGAGTCAGTCAGTCCTGCTTTTGCCTCTGTCTCAGACTTTTCCTCTGTTGATGTGGCCACATGGTCCGGACGGATCTTCTTCCTGCGTTGTTTCttctgttttgctgctttataCCTCAGTACTTCATCCTTATCCACCATACAGTTCATTACAAACATGGCTCTGTACTGCGTCCTGTATTTCTCATGCCTGTGTGCACAAGGTTGAAGTTATAATTAAGTTAAATATACAAATGgatatattacaaaaatatgcaGTATTATAGATGCTGTAACAAGCGACAGCAAGCGTGATTGTGACCTGACCTTTGACAGTCCAGACAGAGCGTAGTCATACATGCAGGGCAGTTGAGGATGGCATCACTGCTTGGAAGAGGCTGAGATTGGTTTCTTCTCTGTGCAGATGAAATGGGTCGTCTCCGGCTCCTGTACCTgtaggaataaaacatgatcaGGGAAAGAAAACTATCCACAATGATAATCAGTGATGCCCTGATGgcaattatttttgtataacacCACATCTCAGAATGTCAATCGTTTTAACTGTTTATAGCTAGACCGATTGGTTTACTGTTCTAAAACATAAGACACACCTAGCATGTTAAAACAGCTATTCCCTCAACaggtttctcttttctctcttttacattTGGTCAAGTTATAGAGAAACCAGGGCTCCATGAATCTGTCCTAATGGCTTTACTGTGAAGAAAAACTTTTGGGGCATTACAAAGACCTGACACCCACAACTGCtttgataaatgttttaaagatacCTCCTTACAGATAAGCTAAATAGAATAACTATTATTACAATAGAAACAGTAATATACTAAAAGggaaaattaatataaataaatgtaacttaTATCATTAAACTGTTAATAATGTCTGTATTAATAAACTgaatatatagtaataataaactgtaGTAACTAGGTTTGAAAATTTAGCCTCTCTGCCATATGTAAAGGTCAAAATATATAATCTCACCTAGGTGCACTATACATCTCTCATATATTTGTATGAGATGACTGCTGAACTGTGATTAGGGCAGGACTTTGGCTACATTTCAGTACTCACTCTTTTCTTTTGGCATCTACCCAAGCCTGGTCCCGATCATCTTCTTCTGGGTCATATAACAACTCATCATTTGTGAGCATATTGCGCTGTTTTTTCGCTGGACCTGGGAGATCCCTGAACAAGAAACCaatatgaatattaatgcaTGCATACAAGCCCCAACTTGTAACAGTGCGGCATACTTTTCACAGCTATCTTACCAGCTTGGATGTcttcatcagaatcagaatcaaaatatatattgtcATATTGCTTGGACTGCTGTGCCCTTTCTGTGCTTTGTGCGTTGCCACCAAGCTGAGAGGTCTCACCTGTGGTTAAGAATAACACTCTGATGTCATACTGCAAATGTACCAAGATCAACAAAAAATTGACACCGGTTGTATGGATAACCTTGAGTAGACGGAGCCGTCCATGTGCACTCCATGGTTTTCATGGTACCGCTTAGCTCTGCCTCCATTTCTTTCTCAAACTCATCCCCGCTCGACGACTCACTTTCCCCAGTCAGGTACTCACGGATGAGCTTCTTCTTCTGATCGGGGGTTCCGTTAAGAAGAATGTCGAGCTCATCCTCAGAGCTAAGGGAGGCAAAAGAGGCAAGCATACTATGTTAATTTGAAGAAACAACACCTCTTCAACTTAATATCATGCACTATTTAGGAGGAGGCTATTCAAAGAAGCAACATGTTGAGCAGAAATTAACAGGCCCTTATTTTCTcaatatgaaattaaataacAGTTCACCATATAAATCACCATATCTCCATAGCTCCATATCTTAGTCTTATGAACAGATGCAAAAAAATCTGTCCGTATTAAGACAAATATGTAACAtgtccttttttatatatatacgttTATTTCACTCCGAATACACAGTAAACGTTAAACTATAAaaaggtgtgtgttacagtcttTTATAATACAATACTGTTCTCAGACTGTTCTTACACATTTGCTTTGCCAGTGTGAATGCATTAAACCTTTCAGATTTTACAAAGTTACCTGCTACTCGCTCTTTCTTCATCACTCGGTTCCTCGATCTCGTAAGAATCATATTCTTCTTTTCGGTTCATTGTTTGCTTTAATCCagagggaaataaataaaacaacgtttCAAACTTGCTGTACTGTAAACCCCGGAAGCACGCAGGATACCAGACAACTTAGTGTTTCCGGGTCAAGTCCCACCCCCAAACACGTGACACTTTATAAATAACTGTTTACAGATTTTCGACTTTTCGACCAtaatcgctagccgcggcgtacgacagtgcgtaccagcttccggcatcttttcacagtactgtacatatagcctactctattTACGACTCGTGTTACGAttgtcggtcccaatcgtggtcgtaagtcgacgactacctatAGCTAAAACTAATTAGAGTATTGAGCCATTTAATTGTTATGTCTACTcggacatggggtctgagttCCGACATTCAGCAGAAGACAAAACAGCTTTAATCCAGAGCTCACGtctgaatatttgtttttgtatttaccAAAACAAAACTTCTTACCATCTTACATTTTGTCAACAGGGAAAACCTGAAGCTGTATAGTCTGTGAGAATCAGCAGACTGTTATGCATAGACGATGCATATTAGAGCTGTGCCTAAATTTGAAGGAACTTCTTCAGAGGAATTCGGTTAATCTCCCACCTGAACATTTTTCAACAGTTCAACCAACCCACCTCAAAATCCCCCTACTTTCAAAAAAAAGTGTCCCACCCAGTTTGTAAGAAATTTTGACCAATTCCACCAGTCTTACACACATTCTGATTAATCCTCCCCCTTCAAAGAGATTTCTGTAAACTCCTGCTGAATCCCACAATAGTTTTGATATGTTCCTTTTGCTTGCCTGCAAAGTGAACATCTAAACAAACTAGCACTCCAAAGTAGTGAAACTAACCAGGATAAATCATTGTACATTTAAAGATTGAATTTGAGTTGAATATctgtaattaaattgaataacaGTGTTTTAAGGTACATACTTGTAtcagatttgttttattgtaactGTTGAGAGTACATTTTAGAAATAcgcaaaaaaaatctttcatacACATGGAATCAAATTCTATCACAAAGTAaacagtgttatttatttttttatgacgtCCATCAGCATTGTAGCATTGGTATTACTGTTTCTGTCAGCATTCCTCCAACTGAATACATGGAAACTTTGGTCACATACTGTGAAAAATACACATTCATATACAGTGCACTTAAAAAGCCTGGGgggaaaatgttttcttttttctttttttttctttttttaacaatatgaGATTAGTGTATATATTAAGGCAAATAATAATCAGGAATGAAAAAGAGTAAATGATTTGAAATTGCTAGAGGgtaataaaaaatctattagtTGGATTAAGCTGATCAATAGCAGTATAATGGAAACTAATAGAACATGTACAAGGCTTTGAGTGAACATACAGTTTAATCATAACATTAGCTCAATTTAAACAAGTCAACTGAGCATCATCATACAAAAAGGATTATCCAAACTAAAGATTGCAAGAAGCCAAAAATAAACACGagataggaaaaaaaacaattagaccCATGTATATATGTGAATGCAGCGACTCGCATGGAAAGAAAACGTCAATTGACAATCAGAAGTTACAAGCCGTGATTAGATGAAGTTGTAGATTCTTGTGCTGTGTGGACTCGGGATATCTTCCACAGTGGGCCCCGTCAATTTAAGGGGGTAGTGGAGGGAGTATGATGCCTTAAGGTAGTGACACAAACAGTGATACATACTGTTTCTTGACAAACAGACCCCAGGTAtgctcttctctctttctctatctcctCCATCCTCCCAATAAGACGGGACCAAACAGGGAAAGCCCTAATGAACTTGTATAGGATTTTAAGTGTCCCCTTTTAGAACAGCAAGGCAGCTTTGCAGCAACTGGAGATTACCCTGAAACATAAGTAAGTCAGCAAAGAGCACATGGCAATTTAGGTTTGGCActaaaagttgttgtttttttttcttttaaacaaacagGAACCTTTAATTGCACATATATTTACCTTAGCATGTTTGAGTTCAAGCTCAGCTAGTTCCACCAAGTTCTTTCTGAATGCTGCTACTCTTCTTGTTTTGAAATCTACCAGCTCTGtggttgggaaaaaaaacacaggaagtTTCTTAACCAAATGCAAATTTTGCACAATGgcagtaaattttttaaatgctgttttcaTGTAAacaggtagataaataaatcacaatgaGACACTTttcaaaaagagagagaatgacggaaacaactgaaaaataccTTGTTTAGCCGATTCAGAGATTTTCTCAAATTTCTGACAGCAAACTTGCTGGCTGGTTTCTGCTTGAAGGACATCTTTGTTTTTAGCCCTGGCTTTGTCCAGAGCTTTGTTTGCATTCTCGTAATCAACTAATGCCCTTCCTCGTCTGTAAAGCAGATCCTGAAGGACAAAGATAGCATTTCTTAGAAGTCAGCAACATCTTTAAATGGTAAACCTCATAATTTCCAGATTGCAATATAGGTCCAGTATTGCTGTAAAAATGCAACCAACACTTTATAACACAAGTGCGGTGAGATccagaattacatttaaaaaaaatggacaaagaaatgttatagaaataaatctgtGTTTATTAGCTTAATCTCACACTgagtgaaaaagaaatgtaactTTGTAGTAATCATGTGACAATTATTGCCACTGATGGAGCTGATAAAAATTCACCAAAGAACCCTCCCTTAACTCTTAAGCAGCCATTcatgacttcctgtttctcaaATTAGCCTAAAGCATCTGTGATTTAATGAACCGTTTTTCCTCCAACGGTAATGGCAACCTAGTTAGTATGCTCCAAGAAGATCCAGACTATTAAAGAAGATCCGGACTATTAAAAATAGCTGTCTCTGCAAAGATGGCACAACAGGGTCAGGGTTGGATATTGAAGTATAAGACTCATTAAAACATCCAGATCCACCCAGACATTATATTAACTACATAATCAATATTTTGATATGTCCATATTAGTTTCCTGATCATAAATTCTAATGATAACATGCAGGACATGATTAAGTTGAGAGTCTGACTCTGGAAGAATATGAGAGGTTATATTTTTCATAACCTTTCTTATCCATTCTTATCAAAGGTGCAAGTAGTCCTGGAtctgactgtatatatatatgatatgctGAAGACCTCATAGCGTACCTTGGCAGCTTGGGATTCCCGGAGGTAATACTTCAACAAGTCAGCAAGTTTTAGGTCCTCATCAGCAGCAACTCGTGCTTCGATTTTCTTCACAGGAAGCAGACATATGGCATAAAATGGAAGACCAGGAAACAAGCAAGTGACCTTATCATCCCCGACACTCCGTTTTTCACTATTATAGCCTAGTGTTGGTGTATATTTGCTGAGGTTGACAGTATGCTATTTCCTCAGAGCTGTTGCTCTTACTAGAAGTTACTGCAAACCAGAACACTGAAAACTgctgcaataaata comes from the Silurus meridionalis isolate SWU-2019-XX chromosome 8, ASM1480568v1, whole genome shotgun sequence genome and includes:
- the sptssa gene encoding serine palmitoyltransferase small subunit A, producing the protein MALGDAWKQISWFYYQYLLVTALYMLEPWERTIFNSLLVSVAAMAVYTGFVFMPQHIMAILHYFEVIQ
- the LOC124389865 gene encoding E2F-associated phosphoprotein — translated: MNRKEEYDSYEIEEPSDEERASSSSEDELDILLNGTPDQKKKLIREYLTGESESSSGDEFEKEMEAELSGTMKTMECTWTAPSTQGETSQLGGNAQSTERAQQSKQYDNIYFDSDSDEDIQAGKIAVKTKKQRNMLTNDELLYDPEEDDRDQAWVDAKRKEYRSRRRPISSAQRRNQSQPLPSSDAILNCPACMTTLCLDCQRHEKYRTQYRAMFVMNCMVDKDEVLRYKAAKQKKQRRKKIRPDHVATSTEEKSETEAKAGLTDSRLSGMDEEEIYHPVKCTECSTEVAVYDKDEVYHFFNILASYC